In Mya arenaria isolate MELC-2E11 chromosome 1, ASM2691426v1, the genomic stretch ATCTATTGGCCTTTCGAAAACATTCTCTGAATGATCACTTTAAGAACAGCAGCGATTACTATGATTGACCATTCGTAAGCATTCTCAGGTTGATCTTTTTAGGAGGAAGAGCAAGTACACGTATAAAAGAAtcgaaattaaatataataataattatatgcaaTGTTACTTTCTATACGCCTTCAGATAACAGTCGGAGAAGACGAGACAATGTGTGGCACAAGCATCGCCGGTGAATCTGCTGCAACGGCAATTGTTTCTGGAATGATTGCTCTTCTGTTGGAGGCAAAGTAAGATATAATAATTGTCAGCTTTGAGTAGTGGGTAATTCACTCGCATCTATCAAGAGCAACCGGGTTCGATTTTTTTCTTGGACATATGTCTGTTCTATCGGCGCTCGAGCTTGGAAGGTGGTCACAAACCAGACCAAATACTTACGTTTTCTTTTGGTACCCCGATTGCTCCCATAAAACCAAATTACTTTCTCCCCTACTGTTCCATCACGTATAAATGACTACCATAGAAGTCAATATAGGCAGATGTTCACTTTTATTTTGGTGCTATTTATTTAGCAATACAAAAGCTGATCCAAACGATTTTTTATTGCGATACTTATAGAAGATTAAGTACGTTTTCCTTAGTAGTTCTTTTAAGgttcaaaactatttttgtttcttttagcCCTGTCTTATCAGCAAGAGatgtgaaacatatattaattgaatCAAGCAGCCATCTAGGGATACAAGCAACTTCTGAATTTATGCACAACAAAGATGGAAAATATTGTAAGTCATTTACAAAGTATTACTGCATTGTCGGAAATAATTGGTAATGTTATAATATCATTTCAGAATTAATTCGTATTCGTTAAGTCTAACTATATAAATTAACGAAATTATCTATCGACACTCTGTGGGtcttcaaaaaagtaaatatatggttatatcttaactgtaagattgttttattaatatggtatttatatgtactttttactgcaatgtaaaatatattttaaaaagatcaTCCCAATTTGGGATTCGGCCTGCCTGACTGTAACCAGATGATTGGACTGGGAAGACACTGGAAACAATTAAAACCATTATGCACAGAACCAGTTATGTTTTCGAAAGAGAATTAGTGAGTAAACAGTTAGTgccaataatttaaatatttggcgATTTTTCTATAGGAACTTTAGTATGAGACAATCGACAAAGTTATTAACTGGTACATATATCCAAAGGGCCAGATCTATGTTATCGTAAAAAATATActctttcaaaatttcaaatttattagaaaaatgcCCAAATTTAGGTCAACATTTATCGATTAGATTTATTTGACTTTGCATAACATTTGCAATTAGATGAAATctacattttttatcataaaataaagcAGAAAATCCCAAAAGCTATCAGAAGGTTTTATCTTGTTATGATGAAGTGCATATCTTAGTGAAacacttttttaatgaaacgacgagatatcatatataatttcaatgtaGGAAAAAGTACTTTGCTTGCAGCTACAACGTCGTGTTCGCGAcgataaaatatgtttttttagcTTGAAAGTTAACCTTGCTCGGCCCGTATAATCTGTAAACGCTTCACACATATAACGCAAGCCCCCGCGAAACCGCCGTTGTTCGTAAGTCGTAGAGATCCGCCTTTGTAGAAGAACCGTAAGAGGCCCACTTAATACGTTACCGTAGTATCAGTTCAATTAGGTTTATAATCTGAATCACATTCACCTCTTAGgggttattttaatttgatatgaCCACAACTTGTTACTATTACAGTCACGACAAAGATCAAGATTGGTACGTTCGAGTATTGGCCGACAATACGTTCTGTAACATAACAGCATGCATAGAGAAGATGGAAGAAGTCCTGTTTAAAATTGAGTTCGTATATTCAGAACAGCATCACATGAAACTCTTGGCTAAATCGCCTAGTGGAACTGAATCAACTTTAGCAAACATGAAACCTTTTGAAAAAGGGGATAAAGCGAGACATGTCCGAAATACGTTCCGGTCCAACCACTTTTGGGGAGAGGACAGTGAAGGTCGCTGGCAAATTTACATTGGTTGCAATTTTTCAGCGGCCTACCCTTTTCCAGgtaaatgaagaaaatattttcaaatgttgatCAGTTAGAGGGGGTATTACATACCATTTTAATCAGAACATGTTTGTGCATTGTACCTCCAATCAGGGTCTTTGTTAAGTATATGACTGCTGTGTAGGTCCCTTTAATTTTCATTACACCAGTAGATTTAAGGTAAACTGTCCACTTGTAAGATGTGGTACTCGTTAATAAAACATAGTGCATGCCTAAATCGTATAGTTACGAAATCATTATGCAAACATAAGTCGTATcgttataaaaacataatgcaaACATAACTCGTAATTTGCATTCTCTATACACATGATACAATTGGATCAAGATTTAGCGTCAAAAATTACAAACAGTTAGAAATTACCAAATTGAATGTACATTCGatacataattttaatataattgcttctatattcagaaacaaaaatcatataaataaacagtGTAGTTTAAGTACAGGTGTTAGGCACACAGcatatgtacaaaataaaataaataaaggtaTACACACAAGAAAATGACAAAGAGTTAAAAATGTACTCACCGTCTGTAGCTTTTGGTGTTGATTTGCCAAACAagaaatttgtaaacaaatgcaaaaacGACACGTATTGTTAactattcatttcatttcatgtttttcagCCGATGATTGTCATTTGGCTAACGCACGTTTAGTTATACATGGTACGATAGGAACTGGAAATACACAGCAATATCGCAATGCGGATATATATCAAGAGGTTGCTGTAGACAGCAATGAACTTCCTTCAAATGCTTCAGATCGAACACAGGTTAAAAACACTATCAAAACCACGGTTATAACacaaaatgctgttttaaacaaaaacaaaaacgagtCCTATATATGGCTATATATGAAGACCATTTGGTGAAATTGCCGCTAACGCGATGTCATCAGCCAACGTAGTGTTACTTGTTATTacgtttataacatttaaacctTGTCCACTTCGCTCCAGTGAATCTAAAAGCCCATTTATGAACAGATTATATATCCAAGTTGAAATAATTCCCCCTTGGCGTATACCTTGCAACACGGGAAAGAACTCGGAGGTTAAACCGTTTGCAATGATACAACTATACATATTACTGTGCGCGTCAACTATAAGGGACCAAATTTTGCCTTGAATTCCAAGTCCTGCAatcttgtaaaatattgcatccAACCATACAGTGTCAAAGGCCATTTTTGTGTCGAGCATAGCGACGTATACTTTATTGTGGAGCTCAATATTGTGATAGATGGATTCTTGCAAATTAAAAGACGCAGTTATTGCCCCTGTATTCTTTTGGTATGCGTTTTGCTGTCGGTTTGGAAATTCAATGTTGGTTTCTTTTACCCATTTTGCAATTATGTCATGTAAGACTGTttcaaatagtttatatatatttggtaataGCGTTATAGGTCTATAGTTTCCGGGGTCACTTCTTGGTTTACCATTATCTTTGTAGGCAGGAATAATTAATCcctttttacacatttttggaATTTTGCCTGAgattattattgtttgaataacGTTGCCAGGGCCTTATGCAATGCATCGCCTCCATGTATTAAGTGTTCATTAAAAATAGCATCGTATGATGAGGCCTTCCCCCTCAACGTTTTAATAtacgttttaattgtttcgCTAGTGATAGTTGGATTTATTTCTGGAATGCTATTTGCGGtactgttttttatttttagttgttTAACTTTTTCCTCTACAAGCTTTTTAAAATCGTTATCAAATTGGGACCAGCTGTTGTCCTCGACTCCTCGACTTAATTAGGTTTCGCTacagcgtcagtatattttatatgaaaatagaaggaaaagtGTTTGGGACCAAGCTCCTACCTAGAGAgaccgccggttctcgaacgatcGCCTGTTCGAACGATCAcagttttaatgtattttccTTTACCTGTATAAAAACGGAATAATCTGTCGTTGAGCTTAAGAAATTGCATTGGCTTTGATAAAAGGAAGTAAACAATGACTAGAATCGATGTATAAAGTACAATAAACAAGCCTATCACTATACGTCTTCATGttaaacataatcaaatttATAACTGCAATATTGCAGTATAGATACTAGTGCTTGAATATCATGTTGACACTGGgattacaaaaaatgtttaaatgccatTTCTGCAGTTTTGTAGTgtgtttttgtacaaaataaacaaaccagCCTTTAACAAGATCCAaattaacttgttttatttattattgtaaccACTTACTAGATAGAAAGGCTTGCTCAAAGCTACATGATGTATCCAGCATCGCCTCTCAAACCACAATCTGCTGCAAATGGCAGCGACGAACAACAGGCTGATCAATGGAATGCATCTGTACGTATCTCAAAGCTGATTTTCGAGttggttatattttgtgtaGTTTTCCGTCTGTACCAAATGCATTTCACCATAGAGGTAATTTACCGAAcattaaacttggtatttacTGCAATGTACcaaatcaacaatttttttatataagatgCTAACCACGGACTCAAGTCATTCAGCTGGCTAAATTATGGGAACTATTTGCGAAATAAATATCCTAATATGGTATACTAGTTTATGTGCGCATAGAAGGTAGTCGACAGAGTCTGTCCAGAATCTGTTGTTCTTCCCTacttgatatttttaaacaggtGTGTTCATGATACGTCTTTTGTGTAAGTGGTAGcttaaatattgtaacataCTTGCATGTTTATGGATTTCATAACTTTCCCTGTTTTTGCTTAAGAACGACATGCTCCTTTGTCCACCCTATTTTGACAAAGCGCTTGGAATTGACGACTCATGGATTAAATATAATGTCACTGGACGTGGAATTGTTGTGGGAGTTACAGACGCTGGTATCAATGCGAACAACACGTTTATACGAGGAAACATGGTAAATATTACAACAGTGTTTGCAAATCTCGTTTGTGATTGGTTGCTACTACATTGTAGGCTGTGCATGTTGTGCTTTTTGAATTAAACGAAATGAACGTAAAGAGTTAAGATATTGTATCAGTCCATTGGTGATAAACAACATAGATGAAATAACAGTTGACATATTTTGCATCGTTGATATTTCGTTCTCGACTAGCTTCTGTCAACCTCAATTATTTAACGTATGTTGTGCATCAGTGTACATAGCGTATCGAAACAAATGCAAGTACaagtatattcatatttttttattttatgtacgaggttaatattattttcagaaatCGGATTTGTCCTACAACTTTGTAGATAACATCACACAAACAGGTCCTACCAGTTCATTAAGAACAGGGTAAGCACTGAACGCCGTACACTCAATGTGGCATATTAGTAGTGTCGTTGGCGTCAGGAATACTTTAGATAATAGaaagtttaataatttaatgatatcCTTAATTGTTCAGTGGGTTAAGCAACGTACGCATCgcttaaataataacaaactttgtatattacattaattaattcaattactgagaaaaaaacatcagcCAATTAgttcttaaattaaaattcaGCTTCTGTACTATGAAGTATAAACAGACAACAGTTATAACTTTTCATTTCGCATTGTTCGACAAATCAGTGGGGAAGCGTTAGCTACGCTATCGAAAATTCAATTGATTTAGGCTTCGATTTATACAGTTTCCTTTAAATGATCTGTCTGTTAACTAGTTGTTCGTGTCTAGTTAAAACTTTATTCATTTAACACTGACTTTAAGGAAAGTTATATTATCTTACACTAAGtgactcttgttggcacgatgttgcccGAGAGTGTTGTTTAGGTGTTTGtactcaaaatatttcaattttaacaatgCTAACGAATATTATTACCAACTTACACTCTGTGAACGAGTCACATTAAATAgcattgaaaaaacaaattgttattctTGGTGGTTTCTGGATGATGTACAAATGAATGTATAATGTAAAATTCAATAGTAATCTGACCTTATCTAAAAGTGATGTTTCCCCATTCATTTAAAAGTCATGCGATTGCGTGTGCCGGACTCATCGCTCGCCCAAAGACGGGTGATACATGTGTTCCTTGTGGAATAGGTGTTGCACACGGAGCAAAAGTGGCAGGTAACTGATTTATGTCAAACATTCATAATGTCTTTAAAACCGATTAAACAGATGAAATTGTTGAACTACCACCGGAAAACAACTATAACACACAAAGCTGATTTAGATACAGAATttgattaaacaatttattttcagatttgcAGATTGCAAGGAGAGGAGAAAGAACTTGGATGATTCAAGGCATGGACTCTGCTATTATTTCAAGGGCGTTAGCTTTTAGACGTGATGCTATACAGATATATTCAAATAGTTGGGCTCCACCAAGAGCGTTTATGAAATCAGACTTCTATGTGGAAGAGGTTCTGACTGAAGGAATGAACAAAGTACAGATAACGATTTTGAATGTTCTTTTGTATTTCATTCTAAACTTTCacaatttatcatatttgtGCGGTGATGTTATCTTCATATTTGTCgctgaaaataatttatatggcTTAAAGATTCAAATGTTTTGTCCTCGACTAAACTGATGATCCGAAATAGAAATGCCAATAATGATGACAAAAAGttgaaagcaaatatacaaCATATGTTCATATAACTCTGGGCGACTTTTTCATATGGTTATGAAAACAGTGTTAAAATCACTCATTTCAGGGTCGGCACGGTCTTGGTACAGTTTACGTTTTCCCAGCCGGACAACCTGGATCTGGTTTTGCCAATCATATTGCAAGCATTACCGTTGCCTGTTTAGGTGTCAATGGTTCCGTCGCTGATGTTAGCGCAGTCAATGCTGCGACACTCGTGTCTGTGTTTTGCAACGGTAGAAAGAGAAAGGATCAACGAATGGTATGTGGGTATATTAAGGCCAAAtctgtttgtaatattttagaGGTCGGTATCGGCTCcgtttttcatgcaatacaCATATCTATTGGCCTTTCGAAAACATTCTCTGAATGATCACTTTAAGAACAGCAGCGATTACTATGATTGACCATTCGTAAGCATTCTCAGGTTGATCATTTTAGGAGGAAGAGCAAGTACACGTATAAAAGAAtcgaaattaaatataataataattatatgcaaTGTTACTTTCTATACGCCTTCAGATAACAGTCGGAGAAGACGAGACAATGTGTGGCACAAGCATCGCCGGTGAATCTGCTGCAACGGCAATTGTTTCTGGAATGATTGCTCTTCTGTTGGAGGCAAAGTAAGATATAATAATTGTCAGCTTTGAGTAGTGGGTAATTCACTCGCATCTATCAAGAGCAACCGGGTTCGATTTTTTTCTTGGACATATGTCTGTTCTATCGGCGCTCGAGCTTGGAAGGTGGTCACAAACCAGACCAAATACTTACGTTTTCTTTTGGTACCCCGATTGCTCCCATAAAACCAAATTACTTTCTCCCCTACTGTTCCATCACGTATAAATGACTACCATAGAAGTCAATATAGGCagatgtttacttttattttggtGCTATTTATTTAGCAATACAAAAGCTGATCCAAACGATTTTTTATTGCGATACTTATAGAAGATTAAGTACGTTTTCCTTAGTAGTTCTTTTAAGgttcaaaactatttttgtttcttttagcCCTGTCTTATCAGCAAGAGatgtgaaacatatattaattgaatCAAGCAGCCATCTAGGGATACAAGCAACTTCTGAATTTATGCACAACAAAGATGGAAAATATTGTAAGTCATTTACAAAGTATTACTGCATTGTCGGAAATAATTGGTAATGTTATAATATCATTTCAGAATTAATTCGTATTCGTTAAGTCTAACTATATAAATTAACGAAATTATCTATCGACACTCTGTGGGtcttcaaaaaagtaaatatatggttatatcttaactgtaagattgttttattaatatggtatttatatgtactttttactgcaatgtgaaatatattttaaaaagatcaTCCCAATTTGGGATTCGGCCTGCCTGACTGTAACCAGATGATTGGACTGGGAAGACACTGGAAACAATTAAAACCATTATGCACAGAACCAGTTATGTTTTCGAAAGAGAATTAGTGAGTAAACAGTTAGTgccaataatttaaatatttggcgATTTTTCTATAGGAACTTTAGTATGAGACAATCGACAAAGTTATTAACTGGTACATATATCCAAAGGGCCAGATCTATGTTATCGTAAAAAATATActctttcaaaatttcaaatttattagaaaaatgcCCAAATTTAGGTCAACATTTATCGATTAGATTTATTTGACTTTGCATAACATTTGCAATTAGATGAAATCtacattttctacattttttatcataaaataaagcAGAAAATCCCAAAAGCTATCAGAAGGTTTTATCTTGTTATGATGAAGTGCATATCTTAGTGAAacacttttttaatgaaacgacgagatatcatatataatttcaatgtaGGAAAAAGTACTTTGCTTGCAGCTACAACGTCGTGTTCGCGAcgataaaatatgtttttttagcTTGAAAGTTAACCTTGCTCGGCCCGTATAATCTGTAAACGCTTCACACATATAACGCAAGCCCCCGCGAAACCGCCGTTGTTCGTAAGTCGTAGAGATCCGCCTTTGTAGAAGAACCGTAAGAGGCCCACTTAATACGTTACCGTAGTATCAGTTCAATTAGGTTTATAATCTGAATCACATTCACCTCTTAGgggttattttaatttgatatgaCCACAACTTGTTACTATTACAGTCACGACAAAGATCAAGATTGGTACGTTCGAGTATTGGCCGACAATACGTTCTGTAACATAACGGCATGCATAGAGAAGATGGAAGAAGTCCTGTTTAATAATTGAGTTCGTATATTCAGAACAGCATCACATGAAACTCTGGGCTAAATCGCCTAGTGGAACTGAATCAACTTTAGCAAACATGAAACCTTTTGAAAAAGGGGATAAAGCGAGACATGTCCGAAATACGTTCCGGTCCAACCACTTTTGGGGAGAGGACAGTGAAGGTCGCTGGCAAATTTACATTGGTTGCAATTTTTCAGCGGCCTACCCTTTTCCAGgtaaatgaagaaaatattttcaaatgttgatCAGTTAGAGGGGGTATTACATACCATTTTAATCAGAACATGTTTGTGCATTGTACCTCCAATCAGGGTCTTTGTTAAGTATATGACTGCTGTGTAGGTCCCTTTAATTTTCATTACACCAGTAGATTTAAGGTAAACTGTCCACTTGTAAGATGTGGTACTCGTTAATAAAACATAGTGCATGCCTAAATCGTATAGTTACGAAATCATTATGCAAACATAAGTCGTATcgttataaaaacataatgcaaACATAACTCGTAATTTGCATTCTCTATACACATGATACAATTGGATCAAGATTTAGCGTCAAAAATTACAAACAGTTAGAAATTACCAAATTGAATGTACATTCGatacataattttaatataattgcttctatattcagaaacaaaaatcatattaataaaCAGTGTAGTTTAAGTACAGGTGTTAGGCACACAGcatatgtacaaaataaaataaataaaggtaTACACACAAGAAAATGACAAAGAGTTAAAAATGTACTCACCGTCTGTAGCTTTTGGTGTTGATTTGCCAAACAagaaatttgtaaacaaatgcaaaaacGACACGTATTGTTAactattcatttcatttcatgtttttcagCCGATGATTGTCATTTGGCTAACGCACGTTTAGTTATACATGGTACGATAGGAACTGGTAATACACAGCAATATCGCAATGCGGATATATATCAAGAGGTTGCTGTAGACAGCAATGAACTTCCTTCAAATGCTTCAGATCGAACACAGGTTAAAAACACTATCAAAACCACGGTTATAACacaaaatgctgttttaaacaaaaacaaaaacgagtCCTATATATGGTTACCGGTATTTATAGCTGCATTGGTCgcgttttttattgcatataaatgTAGAAGAAGAAGTTCATGCAGATTAAAAATGACTGAGGTATGAGTGTCAATCCGTCTCGtcaaccattttaaatgatgttgtttcTACCTCTGATCAACACAAAAACTTACATCAGTCAAAAAGAAGACGAGGATCAATGAATAAGTATGaatgttaatatgtaaaaatgtctATGGAAAATCAACCGATTGTCAGATGTATTTGTTCAAATCATAACATGGACAGTGTATAAAGTGACTGAGCCGGACAACAAAGctgggatttttttattaacgtCTTTGCTGTTCACCTACTCATTGCGTTAATTTATAAAAGTTGTATGTACTACACGTAATTTACAATTGTTTCATTTACAGAAAAGCATAAATtaatatcgaaataaataattattatgaataataccgtgttaaatttgaaacaaaggtgctaaaaacaaggtatttctGCCTTATGAGATGTAAATCTTTAAGGACCCAGcagtcatttaatatatgtgcGTTTTCAGCAATTAAATACACGGAAACAATCTTGATATaagttgaatatgtttttatgtttgttatacatgtgtttgaaaGTATTTAGGACTGCCACTTTAATGAACAGTTACAAAGCGATGCATTGGCTATCTTAATACAATATCCAAAAGGAGTTACATAAACGTTt encodes the following:
- the LOC128225181 gene encoding uncharacterized protein LOC128225181, which encodes MMYPASPLKPQSAANGSDEQQADQWNASNDMLLCPPYFDKALGIDDSWIRRGIVVGVPDAGINANNTFIRGNMIERLAQSYMMYPASPLKPQSAANGSDEQQADQWNASNDMLLCPPYFDKALGIDDSWIKYNVTGRGIVVGVTDAGINANNTFIRGNMKSDLSYNFVDNITQTGPTSSLRTGHAIACAGLIARPKTGDTCVPCGIGVAHGAKVADLQIARRGERTWMIQGMDSAIISRALAFRRDAIQIYSNSWAPPRAFMKSDFYVEEVLTEGMNKGRHGLGTVYVFPAGQPGSGFANHIASITVACLGVNGSVADVSAVNAATLVSVFCNGRKRKDQRMITVGEDETMCGTSIAGESAATAIVSGMIALLLEANPVLSARDVKHILIESSSHLGIQATSEFMHNKDGKYYHPNLGFGLPDCNQMIGLGRHWKQLKPLCTEPVMFSKENYHDKDQDWYVRVLADNTFCNITACIEKMEEVLFKIEFVYSEQHHMKLLAKSPSGTESTLANMKPFEKGDKARHVRNTFRSNHFWGEDSEGRWQIYIGCNFSAAYPFPADDCHLANARLVIHGTIGTGNTQQYRNADIYQEVAVDSNELPSNASDRTQIERLAQSYMMYPASPLKPQSAANGSDEQQADQWNASNDMLLCPPYFDKALGIDDSWIKYNVTGRGIVVGVTDAGINANNTFIRGNMKSDLSYNFVDNITQTGPTSSLRTGHAIACAGLIARPKTGDTCVPCGIGVAHGAKVADLQIARRGERTWMIQGMDSAIISRALAFRRDAIQIYSNSWAPPRAFMKSDFYVEEVLTEGMNKGRHGLGTVYVFPAGQPGSGFANHIASITVACLGVNGSVADVSAVNAATLVSVFCNGRKRKDQRMITVGEDETMCGTSIAGESAATAIVSGMIALLLEANPVLSARDVKHILIESSSHLGIQATSEFMHNKDGKYYHPNLGFGLPDCNQMIGLGRHWKQLKPLCTEPVMFSKENYHDKDQDWSNLLPTSGEDLLLSSGSNLLPTSGDDLPPTSGGD